AAATTTGTATGCACATAAgcataagagagagagaatcgTACGTCATTGTCCATATAAGCTTTTGCAAAACTCGTCTATGGtgtcttgaatcttctttggcTTGCATGTTTTTTGAATGACTCTGAACCAAGTTGATGCCTCCGGTGGCAGACATCTTACCAGCATGTCCTCTACAATCCTCAAAGCAGCTAATTTTCTCTCTCGCTTGAGTAACCTTACAACGAGCTCATCTAAAAACAGCCTTCCATCTTGCCATGGAtcattcctctctctcaaAGTTTCCAAAAAAATATTGCATGTGGTTGAGTCAGGGTCACAGCCTCCATCGAGCATACTATTTAGAAGATCAACGGCACGGATGAGATTTCCCTCCTTGCAAAGGGCCTTGAAAAGTATATTATAGGTGATCACATCAGGTTGGGACTTAGGCTCCTGACATTGCATCTCATAGAAAAGCTTCAAACCCTGGTCTACAGAGCCGGCATCACAAAGGCCCTTAATCATTGAACTATAAGCCACAACATCAGGTTTAATTCCTTCACTGAGCATGTGCTTCCACACTGTCAAGGCCTCCCTTACTCTTCCATCCTCACACAAGCCATGAAGTAAAACACTGCAACAAACTTCATTGTGCCTAGCATCCTGGCTCATCATCTCTTTCCACACAAGAATTGCTTTCTGGCTGTCGCCTTTCTTAAAGAAACCCTTCATTAAGGAGCTGTAAGCGAAAGCATTTGGTAAACAACCTTTACTTACCATCTCGTACAAAATTTCTTCGGCTTCATCTGGCTTTCCTTCTCGACACAAACCATCTATAAAGGCACCATAAACAACAACGTTGGGTTTGCAACCCTTCTCCATCATTTCTTTCCACACCCTCACAGCATCTTCAGACTTTCCCTCCTTAAACAGACCACTGATGAGAGACGAgtaaatatattgatttgcTTTATGTCCTCTTTCTTCCATAGACACCAAAATGTGAGCTCCATCCTCAGCTCTTCCTTGTTTAACAAGGCCATTAATGATTGTTCCGTACGTGACTTCATTAGGAACACATTTACTCGACACCATTTTATCCAAAAGACTAAGAGCTTTGTCCAACTTGCCCTTTAAGCACAAACCATGGATAAGGGTATTATAAGTCACTTCGTTCGGAACGCAACCTTTGAGAAACATATTATCCACAAGCTTTGCCGCACGACTCAAGTCACCATTCTTGCATAGTGCATCAATCAACACATTAAATGTCACTGGATTTGGAAGGCAGCCTTCTGTTTGCAACTCATCCAGCAAAAACACTGCCTCATCGATCCTCCTTTCCTTACATAACCCATTCATTAATGTACTATAAGTGAAGACGTCGGGATTGCAGTTCTTAAGGGGCATTTCTCTGAAAGTCTCAACAGCTCTATCTATCTCTCCTAACTTGCACAGTACcttaataatcaaattataagTCAGTACGTTTGGCTGAAAGCTCATCTTATTGGCACCAAAAACGCGTAAATAAAACTTCAATGCATCTGAAAAGTCCCCCTCTTGAATAATTACGTTAAGAACTGAATTGAATGACTTCACAGTCTGCTTACAATGAAACTCGTTCACCATTCTATCAAAAAACTTCACAGCTTCTCCAGGTAAATGAGCTTTCCCGCAAGCCTTGAATATTAGGATAAAACTCCTTTCCACAAGAACCCGCCCTTCGCGTTTCATTCTATCCAAAACATGCTCTATCAAACGAAATTCCCCAGAACTTGCATAGTTTTCAATGAGACTATAAAATGTCGCATCGCCCAATTTATAAGAACCCAATTGGGGGCCGGATTTGAATATTTTACCTGATACTGAGAGCTCATCATCCTCATCCTTTTCGGGTTCGCTTCGGGGAGTTGGGTTGGGAGAAAGAGCgaaagatgaaaaatagaagaaaggCAAAAAAGTTGGGAAATAGCGTGAAACTGAATGGAAATGAAGCCCAGGCGCCTTCTGAAGAGCGATTCTCAGGAGGTTTAATTGGTGTTTTGAACATTTTGGCATGGGGTCGAACGGTTTTCTTCACGGCGCAGAATCAGAGTGTATGCAGCAGCTAGAAATAGCGTAGAATCAACGCTTAtgagcagagagagagagaagcgTACGTTGTGGTTGGATCTCCGATACTGAAAGCCATGGGCATCGGCCTTCGCTCTCCGGAAATCGGACTCGATGCATGCCCACTTGAATACCAAACGGACTCGAAGGCCGCTCGGAATGGAATACAATCAGAGGTTGAATTCGTTCAAATGTGCTGATTTTAATTTGGGTTAAAATGCCATTCCAATTGGTCggtatatttaattttagtttatgtcctttaagtaaaatttttagaagtttatttttattacgaGTAACGATAATTtatatacaagaaaaaaagacagTCCAACCTAATATTTAGTGGGCTATGGGTTGAGCAGATACAGATACACAGATACAGATACAcagatagagatagagatagagatgAGCCCAATTCCTCCTCCACCAAACTTGAATTATGAATCCAAGAAATTATTTCCTCTCTCCATCCTCCACTCCATTCAAGCCTAAGCCTTCCTTCCATCATCATACATTTCTCCAATATAAGAATCTTAATACTATTCATCCACGACCCACATACATGGAAAAGCAAAAAAGGGTTAATTTTTTACTCCCCAAccctccatcttcttcttattataAAACTAAACTCACCCTTTTGcttcatattttttctttctgtttcagAAATCAGAATGGTATCCCCCACGGTTGTGTATTTTCTTCAACCTCTACTTCCGGGAAGCAGTGAAGTGACCCTTTTCTCTTGATGAACTGATTCTGCTCTGCGTACCAATCTCCAAAGTAATGATATCTGCGGTAGGGCATCAAAACCATCTACTCCCTTCACTATTCCCACTCGTCTATCACAGCTCCCCCCCTTTCTGATCGGTgagttcatttttatttccagaaggatttttcttttcccatttCCCCGCCTGTATTTTACCCAACACTTTAATTGACGCCATGCTTTCCCATCTGGATACTCATCCTTTAAACTGTTGCGCTCATCTtgcatttctctttttttttctttctgaaaTGGTACTGCGTTCGCCTTCAGCATGCCCTTTCTTTCTCCCCCATTTTGCTCACTTACATTGTCCACTGCCATTCTTCTCTCCAAGTTTCactcttcatttttgttatcTTCCAGGTCAATTCTATGCATACTTGAATGCCCTCAAGTAATGAAAGCTTGAAGATGCAGTAGGTTTGTGAGGCAAGTCCCACAGCTGAAATGTTTCTGCAATATGCCACTTGCTTATAACGACTGTATTCCTCATCTTTCGCAGCCGGCTTTATTAGAAGCATGAATTGTGAAAGTTGGAAACTTTGGGCATGTCGTATTATCTTCTTCCTGCCATAAATTATGTTTTGTAATTCTCAAATGTCATTCTGTAATGGTTTGCATTTTTGCCCTGACCGCATTTAGTTGAATTGAGAGGTTAAATTTGATAGaatgaatttcaatttctaagAGGCCTTAAATTCTTTGTCATAGTGATTGAAGAGCTGAAAGATATGGACAGGGCAAGACTGGATTTAAGTTTTCATCATTCAGTATCCACACAATCAGAGGAATCTGCCTTGGACTTGGAAAGGAACTATTGCAGTGATCTCAATCTGCCTTCATCAAGTCCATCACCTACTCAATGCTTTGCTCCGGGTGCTCAGCTGTCTGAAACCAACGCTGCTTACTTTTCATGGCCCACTTCCAGCCGTTTGAATGATGCTGCTGAAGATAGAGCAAACTATTTTGGAAACCTTCAGAAAGGAGTGCTTCCTGAAATTCTGGGCCGGCTGCCCACCGGGCAGCGAGCTACTACTTTGCTTGAGCTAATGACCATCAGGGCATTTCATAGCAAGATATTGCGACGGTTTAGCCTTGGAACTGCTATAGGATTTCGAATCCAGAAGGGTATGTTGACAGATATCCCTGCTATTCTAGTCTTTGTTGCACGCAAAGTTCACAGGCAGTGGCTCAATGATGTTCAATGTCTACCTGCTGCACTTGAGGTTGGAACTCATCCTATTGAGTTTTTATTCTTACCTCTGTTAGAGGTTTCCTTTTTGGTGCTGAGAAATCATAGAACGATAGTTAACATCCATACTTTATATGAGACCCATAAAATTTATTGGGGTTGAAgatattttctaatatttggTTGCTTCTTTcacttttcatcttttattttccccAAAATTGATGATTGGGGTTAGGGACCTGGAGGTATATGGTGTGATGTTGATGTTGTGGAGTTCTCCTATTATGGTGCTCCGGCAGCTACACctaaagaagaaatatatacaGAGCTTGTTGATGGTCTGAGGGGAAGTGATCCAACAATTGGTTCTGGTTCCCAGGTACCTTTTCCTCTTTCAGAAAAGTGAAACTCTGTCAATGTTAGCCAAGTCTTTATTAAAATGGGAAAACACATTGGACTTGTTAGATTTGCTCATTATGTACCAAAAAAATCTGTAAAAGGTAAGGAAAAACgatgaaattattttgttaatcaTTCTACGACATTTAACCATACCTTATTTATGTTGAATCATGGGCACCATTAATGTAGGTGGTTAACCATTTGTCTCCTTTTTCATCTCTACGTGTCCTAAAACTCTCTACTCAGATTTACGTGCTTTTAGTTGCAACTTTTGAGATCAAATAAGTAAATACTTGTGTGTTTTCAATCATATGTCTGATGCTTTGTgattttaatgtaaatattcCTACCTTTCTTTTTGAGAGGAAAACTTCATGGAGGATACGCTAGGCTATgcaaaaaagaatttgaaactCAGGTCTAACTAGAATTAGAATATTGATGAGAAGATATATAAGAATGGTTACAGATTGGTCATGATACAGACCACAGAAGTTTTGAGAAACTAATATTCTCGTCGAATCTCAGAAGGAACCATGAAAGTAGTAATACTCCAAATGTTATCATCGTTCACGTGTGTACTTCAAGACCttcattctattctaattaaATCTACCAAAATTGCCTGGAGCAAGTTTCAGGTTGTAGTGTTAAAGTATGCTGTGCTCTACTCCCCAAAACATTGGacttataaataaatcatagcGGTAGGTGAACTGGAGTAGGCctgtaatattttaaaagtcgCATCTTTTTCTTAACAATAGTCATATTGATTTCGTTTTACATGAATTTGTCATTTGCAGCTATGTTAAGTGCTTTTCTTATTTGTATTTCTTATCTCGTGGTATCCGACTTCTTTCTTTGTAGGTTGCTAGCCAAGAAACTTACGGGACATTGGGTGCAATTGTCAAAAGCCGAACAGGAACCCGGCAAGTTGGTTTCCTTACAAACCGGCATGTTGCAGTTGATTTAGACTACCCTAGTCAGAAAATGTTTCATCCTTTGCCTCCCAGCCTTGGACCTGGTGTATATCTGGGTGCTGTGGAGAGAGCAACATCATTTATCACAGATGATGTCTGGTATGGCATCTTTGCTGGAACAAATCCAGGTAATAAAAGCAGTATATTCTGAGAAACATCTTGATCCAAAACTGTATTATTGGTATGTATCTTATATGATGAATTGTGTGCATGCCCATCACAATTTGGTGCCTTCTGCAGAAACATTTGTGCGAGCTGATGGAGCGTTTATTCCCTTTGCTGAAGATTTCAACATGAATAATGTCATTACATTTGTAAAAGGCGTTGGTGAGGTTGGTGATGTCAACAAAATAGACCTACAATCCCCAATCAACAGTCTTATTGGACGAAAGGTGATCAAGGTTGGAAGAAGTTCTGGGTTGACCAGAGGGACTATAATGGCGTATGCCCTCGAGTATAATGATGTAAAAGGGATTTGTTTCTTCACCGACTTTCTTGTTGTTGGAGACGACCAACAGACGTTTGACCTTGAAGGAGACAGTGGAAGCCTTATTCTCTTAACTGGTCAGGATGAGGAAAAGCCACGTCCAGTTGGGATTATCTGGGGAGGAACAGCGAATCGAGGTCGACTGAAACTAAAAGTTGGTCAGCCTCCAGAGAATTGGACCAGTGGAGTTGATCTTGGACGCCTTCTTGATCTCCTTGAGCTTGATCTTATTACTACACATGATGGTTTACAAGGTTTGGTTACCTCAACCAATCAGTATAGCCATTTTAGATCTGAGGTTACTTTTTGTTCTACCACATTGCGTAACAACCTACCAAGTTGCATGTGTTGAGTGTGATAGTGCTAATAAAGTTTTGGTACATTTTCCTGATTGCTCTGTCTTTGTCATAAGTTTCTCTAATATGTTGCCAACATATGTTCATATTTGCACATTATTAGAATAATCGTGTAGCTAAAGGGGTTGTTCATTCATAAGTGAGGTATCAAAGTTTGAACTGTGTCATGGTCCAGGAACCTTCGCATGGCACCCATGCAATAATTAGAGTAAATGAAGTTTTGTCATGACTTTTTGGCTCTCGGaaatgttttatattattCATGTCTTTCTGACTTCATTTTTTTCGCCTCATTTTATGACTAATTAAGCTGCAGTGCAAGAACAAAGGAACAATTCAGTTGGAGGGATTGATTCTACTGCTGCCAAGTCCTATCTCGATCGGATCCCATTGAAATATAAACTTAAAGAGAACTCAGAGCCACTTGGTTTAAGTGTCCAGCAAATTTCCCCTGAAGGTGAATCCTCTCAGGGGCTGATCTCACCCTTTAAGCATGCTGCACTTCACACAGAAAATGGGTTTGAGATGGGTCCGAGCATCGAGCTCCAATTTTTACAAAGATTAACCAGCAGCTTTCCGCTGCATcagaagaaggaaggaagcCAAGAGTTGAAAAATGTGTCCGCCCTGAGGAATGGCTATGATAGTGAGGTATCAGTGATGCTGCAGTTGGGTGAACCAGAAGCAAAGAGAAGGAAGCACTTGGATTCTCTTTCAATTATCAAACAGTGAACTGAAATAAAAGATTCAATTTGGTATTGAAAACTGAAATAATGTTATATCTCCATACTGAGTTGGGATCGTTGTGCCGCCAAATTTAGCTGTCAAAAAAGGTGGGAGATTTGCCATTCTTTTAAACATGTCCTGTGAAGTGAGAGCTTTCAGGTTAGTTTTCAGTTCATACAACATATTATGAAAAGAAGGgctaatttttccttttacctGGACCAATAGGCTGCTGAAGTCCTTGTACCATAGCTACTCTcgtggaaaaaaaataagtttaaatatatatatatacatatatataaacttaTCAGAagccaaaaatgaaaaaacgtTACGGTATATTTGGAACCCAATAAAAGAGTCCCTTTTCGATGTACTTTCTCTTCTGAATTGTTGTCTTGATGCCCATCGTTTAGAACTGTGTTGGTTTTTCCATTGAAGGTGCGGTGTTGTTAGTGTTGATTTCAAATACACGTTCCCATGTCTTAGAAACATACAGATTAGCACCCAAATAAAGAGAAACATGACCATATTAACCCATGAAACATGATCACGTTAGTAGGACTTGGTAGCTCGTCGTACAACGTCGAACCaatatttgataatttgatGTGAAGGTACTGTGTTATAAGAATCTGGGGTgagaaagatttaaaattaaatttgattaatcgATTGATTTCTAGGGAAGTGGCTTGAAGATAAAGCAAATGATGAGAATCGTTGCATGAACTTAACATGAGATGGGTCTATCATAAGTTCATTATCTCTGCTTATTTGGTGCGTCCAATTGAAAGTGTTTTTactagaaaattaaaagagaagaaaaaaaacatcaaaagcAAACTTGAAGAACATTATGAAAAAGATCCGACTTATCTGAAATGGGTGTGCTCTGTTCTGGGTGGGGTGCAAAAGCAAGATCCATTGAAGCTATTGAAGTTGCATGCAGTAGGCAACAGTGTTGTTGGAGATTGAGTGATTGAAGCTGCAAGATGATCTGATGGAAGGAACCAACTTTTTGATCATAAATTTACCCGTCCCCAGATCATGCTGGCAGCTTCAACCTCTCAAACCAACACATGTTACAAGACCAGCACAGACACAGAGAGAGAGGGCTAAACAATTTACAACAAAGCTTGAGAGCTGCTTCAAAGGttataagaaaaaggaaaaagaacaaggCAGGCCATATGAGCTCTCGTGACTCTGTGTGTGTACTGAGTCGTCTATCCTATCCTTTGAGTTGGCACAGTGGTTGGGGAGTAGTTTATATAATGCAGCTTTTCTGCTGTTGTTTACAGCTATTTTTCGCTGACCCATAAGCGTACTGTCCAATCCCATTATAATCATATTGTTTAACTTGATCGAATAGATAGCTGGAAATTCTATGGTGTTGATTAGTGGTTATTCACACGCAACCAAgtaatgaagaagaacaataagaactgatgggattttttttcaaaaaaaaaaaaaaaaaaaatgaagtgtTCCATGACAAAAGGCCTAGCCAGCCGGCTACAAGACTGCattttttaattggaaaatGTGAAAAGGCAGATCAGGTTGGTGCGTGTTTGGAATCTGTTGTCGATCGCTTCGGTGTGGTTTGGCCTTTGAGATTGAGTTGGTTTGGTTTGTCTGTCTTAATAATTCTGTGTCGTCTTTTGGTTCAAAAAACGATGTATTTGACAATTCCATGAAATGACAGTAGACAATAGACAACACATAACAGACAACAGacaccaacttttttttttaatttaaaaaaaaaaaaaaatgaagaacatgaacacATAGGCTTTTGAATTCTACTGCCTGCTCACATGCTTTTGTTACGTAATGAAGATCAAAGAGTTGACTATTCTCTCATTTGAACAAGGTTTGTATGAACGCGTAGCAGTTGGGGGCCAGGGCTGCATAATAATCTAATCCCAAATGCCATTTCAtttctaatctttttttaaagcGAACAATTGGCAGATACATTCATgtatttcaaaactttgaaattGAAGCATTTTAGTGAGTCGTTTGTTTTATGATCATTTCTTGTGCGATAGCAAAGTGTGGATATCAAGTTTCAGAAACAGACGGCATGCTTACAGTGTTTAAACATTGCTATTTACCACAAGAGTAATCGCAGCAATCCATTCTAGTTCTCCAGATGACATGATCCATGCCTAAGGCCATGGATTCAGATAGGGATTTGGGAGAATTATATACAatgttaatataaattataaattggtAACCAATGCATAATATTCTGGCGCAAAAATCAATCGGCATCTATGGGTTTGGCCACCCCCGATCTGCCTGTATCTTTACAAACTTCgccaaaaccctaatctcttCCTCCTGCAAACGGGGACCAAATGTGCACTGACCCCTTGGCTTGCAGTTTTCACCGAAACCCTGAAACCCATCACCAATCGTTGAACTAATAGAGCCATATTGGTTACAGTCataatattaacaaataatCACTTACataatattaacaaataatCACTTACAGGCATTCTTCCTTTCCCGTAATATGTAATTTGGTAAATCTCCTCTTCAGAATCAGCTCCGTTTCTATAAAAAGGAACAATGAAACAGAGCAAAGGGTTATAGAACtaatagctcaagcctatGGTTTCAAGACAAAAACCATTCACTATCGTTCGACTTGGTTCAATCACCTCATAAACACAATTGGTAAAGCGATTTCTGCATTGCTGGATATGGAGAAATTTCgagaattttattatatagacTCTTtgtaaaatagttttttttttttttttttaacacaagCAGGGTGTTATAGGGTGCTTGTCCAGTAGAATACATGTTGTTGCCTCGTTTATGACGTCCTCTGTTGCAATGAGTTTTGTATATTTcccttaaaaaatttactgaTAGGAACGCACCAATTCAATCTTCAGATTTCCTTCAGGGTTGATTGGATGTTCACCACCCCGTACCCTTCCCCAATATATTTTAGAAGCAGAAGTTGATCTTTTTTTTGGGGGAGGGTTAAATTGTATActatatttaagaaaaatggaaaataaaaatgtagtCAAGCGAGTTTCTCTTGTACAATTGAAGAcaggtgaaaaaaaaaaaatcagttctTGGCATATTTGCCTGATTTTTCCCATTTCGAGCTAGGAGTCTAAGACCATGTAGATCTTTTGGACCCTACCAAAAAGTCCATAAAACAAAAGAGCTATTGCCCTTAATCGTGAATCTACCATCTTCCTCATCTATAACCAATCTAAACTATAGTCACttgtacaaaataaaaaaaaataaatgattattttaaagagAACACATAAttagaagagaagagaaagtaGATCCGCGTCCTAATACCTCATGATACTAGTACGCAATGTTCCATGCACATTGGGCCGAAATCATATACTGTTATtaaacttcattttttctcaaggttCTAGAAAATTACCTTTCAAGATCACTTGAAAAGAGCGTCGCACCCTACGAGAGAAGAAGACAAAAGATCGGTTGCAGAAACAGCAGAAATGTAGCACACAGAAAGaatagcaaaagaaaaaaaattgaaaccacaTAACcgttaataaaaattcaaaatccaacATATTAAAGCAGATCTCAGATGCTTATCAATATTTAAACAGTAGTGTTATAGATAGGAACACTAACGGGTTGAATTATGTTTCCCCCAGCATCATGGCAGCCAATGCAAGCGTGACTAAACAATGCACCTCCTCTTTCTATTTCTGCCGATTGAGCAAGCGCATAACATCCTTTTTACACATTACATGGATGCAGCCAAGTCAGAAAAAAGTATAAACAATTGCACGTCAAAAAGATCCTTTGATATGCGTTAAGAGAAAGAAGTATATTGAGGGTCTATTGGATGTCGTTTCAAATTTGGGTTTTTCGGCTTCCAAATTTCAAACGAAAAACTTcgcttgaaaaagaaaaagaaagaaagaaattgacGTGACAGGGGTAAGAAATAAAAGATCGATTAtgaaaacatttttgtttagGGAAAACTATGTGTAATGTCGAAATCGTTtcttgaaaaaggaaaaaagaaaccacGAAatgcacattttttttaaaaagataataacaacgaacaagaaacaaaaagggcAGCAGAAACCGCAAA
This sequence is a window from Cucurbita pepo subsp. pepo cultivar mu-cu-16 chromosome LG19, ASM280686v2, whole genome shotgun sequence. Protein-coding genes within it:
- the LOC111781289 gene encoding cytochrome c6, chloroplastic, with product MRFLSVTSDFSLSPHCFPLKVQRRTAVCQMRRQVTILKTLAPPLIAVLIALYPLNKTPGCYALAQSAEIERGGALFSHACIGCHDAGGNIIQPGATLFSSDLERNGADSEEEIYQITYYGKGRMPGFGENCKPRGQCTFGPRLQEEEIRVLAKFVKIQADRGWPNP
- the LOC111781814 gene encoding pentatricopeptide repeat-containing protein At4g20090; amino-acid sequence: MPKCSKHQLNLLRIALQKAPGLHFHSVSRYFPTFLPFFYFSSFALSPNPTPRSEPEKDEDDELSVSGKIFKSGPQLGSYKLGDATFYSLIENYASSGEFRLIEHVLDRMKREGRVLVERSFILIFKACGKAHLPGEAVKFFDRMVNEFHCKQTVKSFNSVLNVIIQEGDFSDALKFYLRVFGANKMSFQPNVLTYNLIIKVLCKLGEIDRAVETFREMPLKNCNPDVFTYSTLMNGLCKERRIDEAVFLLDELQTEGCLPNPVTFNVLIDALCKNGDLSRAAKLVDNMFLKGCVPNEVTYNTLIHGLCLKGKLDKALSLLDKMVSSKCVPNEVTYGTIINGLVKQGRAEDGAHILVSMEERGHKANQYIYSSLISGLFKEGKSEDAVRVWKEMMEKGCKPNVVVYGAFIDGLCREGKPDEAEEILYEMVSKGCLPNAFAYSSLMKGFFKKGDSQKAILVWKEMMSQDARHNEVCCSVLLHGLCEDGRVREALTVWKHMLSEGIKPDVVAYSSMIKGLCDAGSVDQGLKLFYEMQCQEPKSQPDVITYNILFKALCKEGNLIRAVDLLNSMLDGGCDPDSTTCNIFLETLRERNDPWQDGRLFLDELVVRLLKRERKLAALRIVEDMLVRCLPPEASTWFRVIQKTCKPKKIQDTIDEFCKSLYGQ
- the LOC111781287 gene encoding uncharacterized protein LOC111781287 (The sequence of the model RefSeq protein was modified relative to this genomic sequence to represent the inferred CDS: added 36 bases not found in genome assembly) gives rise to the protein MDRARLDLSFHHSVSTQSEESALDLERNYCSDLNLPSSSPSPTQCFAPGAQLSETNAAYFSWPTSSRLNDAAEDRANYFGNLQKGVLPEILGRLPTGQRATTLLELMTIRAFHSKILRRFSLGTAIGFRIQKGMLTDIPAILVFVARKVHRQWLNDVQCLPAALEGPGGIWCDVDVVEFSYYGAPAATPKEEIYTELVDGLRGSDPTIGSGSQVASQETYGTLGAIVKSRTGTRQVGFLTNRHVAVDLDYPSQKMFHPLPPSLGPGVYLGAVERATSFITDDVWYGIFAGTNPETFVRADGAFIPFAEDFNMNNVITFVKGVGEVGDVNKIDLQSPINSLIGRKVIKVGRSSGLTRGTIMAYALEYNDVKGICFFTDFLVVGDDQQTFDLEGDSGSLILLTGQDEEKPRPVGIIWGGTANRGRLKLKVGQPPENWTSGVDLGRLLDLLELDLITTHDGLQAAVQEQRNNSVGGIDSTAAKSYLDRIPLKYKLKENSEPLGLSVQQISPEGESSQGLISPFKHAALHTENGFEMGPSIELQFLQRLTSSFPLHQKKEGSQELKNVSALRNGYDSEVSVMLQLGEPEAKRRKKHLDSLSIIKQ